One genomic region from Gemmatimonadaceae bacterium encodes:
- a CDS encoding LytTR family DNA-binding domain-containing protein yields MTSVPATAAIRIIIVDDEDLARQRLRMLLAKRPDFELVGECATGTDAVRTIRSIKPDMVLLDVQMPELDGFDVISEIGAQNMPPVIFATAFDDYAVDAFEVGAADYLLKPVDEDRFNRTLDRAARRFREAGDGSTAAQMSAILRKISALSPSSTRFAVKVHGKVLFLDPAEIYWIQARDDVARVHLVDSAYDVREPLSHLEARLPAGSFLRVHRSVIVNTAHIRAAEPFDQGDQMLILRNGKRITTGRSFRKIVQDFLRGAT; encoded by the coding sequence GTGACATCGGTTCCAGCTACTGCAGCCATCCGGATAATCATCGTGGACGACGAGGACCTCGCGAGGCAGCGGCTGCGCATGCTCCTCGCGAAGCGTCCGGACTTTGAGCTGGTGGGCGAGTGCGCGACGGGGACGGACGCGGTGCGGACGATCCGCTCGATCAAGCCGGACATGGTGCTGCTCGACGTGCAGATGCCGGAGCTCGACGGGTTCGACGTCATCAGCGAGATCGGCGCGCAGAACATGCCGCCGGTGATATTCGCGACCGCGTTCGACGATTACGCAGTGGACGCGTTCGAGGTGGGTGCAGCGGATTATCTCCTGAAGCCGGTGGACGAGGACCGGTTCAATCGCACGCTGGACAGGGCCGCCCGGCGGTTTCGCGAGGCCGGTGACGGCTCGACCGCGGCGCAAATGTCCGCGATTCTCCGGAAAATCTCGGCGCTCTCACCGTCCAGCACGCGGTTCGCCGTGAAGGTGCACGGAAAGGTGCTGTTTCTCGATCCCGCGGAGATCTACTGGATTCAGGCGCGGGACGACGTGGCGCGCGTGCATCTCGTCGACTCCGCATACGACGTGCGCGAGCCCCTCAGCCACCTCGAGGCGCGGCTCCCCGCCGGGTCGTTTCTCCGAGTGCACCGCTCTGTCATCGTGAATACCGCGCACATCCGGGCCGCGGAACCGTTCGACCAGGGTGACCAGATGCTGATCCTGCGGAACGGCAAGCGCATCACGACCGGCAGGAGCTTCCGCAAGATTGTCCAGGATTTTCTGCGCGGCGCAACCTGA